Within Vidua macroura isolate BioBank_ID:100142 chromosome 11, ASM2450914v1, whole genome shotgun sequence, the genomic segment GCACTGCTAGGTTTGACTGTTCCCATGTGCTTTGCCTTATTTACTCCTTTTCTCATTACCTGCTTTTTGGAGGTCAGATTAATTTTCTCTTGgctagtgaaaaaaaaactggCTTGGTGAGGACCCAGGAACAACAAACCTtagggagcagaggggcagagagagagagaaggtgGGTAACAGGAGCTGCCTGCTTGGGTGGCCATGAGCTGTTGGATCAAATCACCCTGTTCTGTGGAGTTGGGACAAGCCTTGCTGCCTGCAGTGGACCCTAATTCTTGCAGAGGGCTGTTGGAAATGAATGTGGGCTAGTAGCAGTTTTGTGCAACTTGTAAGCACTCAGTGCTGCAGGTGAGAAACCCCGGGGAGGGGGTTGTCTGTTTCATATCACATTACAGATTCAAATCCACTTACAGCCATCCTATTACAGTCAGAGCTCCACTAGACCACCTCATTTGGCTGGTTGACAGCTCATCCTGTATCTCATTGCTTCTCTCTTGACATCAGCAACCACAGCTTTGCAGGCTGGTGTCCCTGGCACAGTCACTGATGCTGTTCGTGTTACAGCCTGACCGCCTGCCGGATGAGGAGATCACGGAGCTGGAGGAATGCCTCAAGAGCCTGATGCTTCACCAGAGCACCAACAACAATGTCGCTGGAAAAGACTGCTCATCTCTGAAGTCCCCATCTCAGCCTTATCCTCCTCAAGGCAGCTCCTTTCCCATACAACTCACCTTCATCTTTCAGGGACAACAGTTTGGTGAGTAGCTAGAGCTGACCAACAGAGCCCTTGGTCTGCCTCACAGCCCAGGAGGGAGAATTATCATGACTACATATTGGGGTCTCAGATAAACCAAGGACTTCCCAGCATCccataagaaagaaattacagtaGTCCTAAGATATTGCCATGATGCTTCAGATCAGGCATCaacctgttttcttttctggggTGACACAGAACCAGATGTTTCAGAGTTTGTGTCCCTTCCACGTTcctcatattttaaaatgaatagtgaaaggaagaatatagagtatttttctcttcttctatGTCACTTGGTGGAGGTGAGTTAATAGTGTAGGTTGGATCAGACTGGGGGAGTTGCCATGGACACCCTCAGCCCTGCTTTCAGACAGGACTGATTTGTCCAGGCTCCCTCAGTTCACTAGCTGGCTTTGGGGTCTGTCCCTACAGAGAGCTTTCAGAGAGTCTCAACAGCAACATCAGCTTGAGATAAGCTAAGTAATTTCTGAGCTTGCTGAAGCTGTGTATATTCTCCAGTGCTTAACAGCTGAGGAGAGAGCTCCTGTcagcatttcagtgttttgagGATGTTCAGATGGGGAACAGGGGACTTTGTCAGAAAGGCCTTACCGAGTTGCCTTTGAAAGGCTAAAACAAATGAAGAGGGtgtctataaaaaaaaaaaacaaaaaacaaaaaacaaaaaaaaaaaaaccaaaaagctcaAAAGCTCTGGCAAACCACAGGACAGttctgagggagaaaaaaagaaaataggcCTTGCCAAGCTTGCAGGGTAGGGGCAAGCCCAGATGCTTTGTTGTTGTGGGAGGATTTCTCTAAGGGAACAGCTGGGCAAGGCAGGGAGCTCAGACTCCCTGCTCCACAGAATACTGACCAATCCTTGAACTGGCCCAGGCTGCATCACGTCAGCCATGAAACTTCTATGTCTTACCTGGCCTCTGCCCCTTTCAGACAACAGAACAATCACACCAGATGACCACCAGAAGTTTGCCAAGTCCGTGTCCAAGAAGTGGAAGCAGGTGGGTCGCTCTCTGCAGAAATCCTGCCGGGCCCTGCGTGACCCTGTCATTGACAACCTGGCGCTGGAGTACGACCGAGAGGGACTCTATGAACAAGCCTACCAGATGCTGCTCAGGTTCATCCAGTCCGAGGGCAAGAAGGCCACCATAGCGCGGCTGATCGCAGCCCTGGAGGAAAACGGTCTCATCAGCTTGGCTGAGGAGATCTTGGGCCTCCATTCCAGTGAGGACTGCTCCTAGAGCCCAAAGGACAGTGCCATTGCTAAGGGCTTTCCTGCTTTAGCTACTGTATGAAACTGCTGCCAGTGTCTGGGAATGTAAAGTCCTGAATATCACCACAGATTTCCATCTAGGTGGAAATGCTCAGGGGAGAGGTTCTGTGTTTGCAGAAGCCAGCATGGACCTCTGACTTTCCTTATTTCATTGTGTTTCCAGAAATATAGCACTACCTTCCTGTGAACTGGTGAGAGGCTTTCACCCTGACTTCCTTCAGGACTGTGACAGGGAAGCAGCCAGACAGAGAGCCCTAGGGGGGaatgagggagaggagaaaagcaagCAAGGCTTCTCACAGAAGCAGAAACTGCCACTGCTTCTCAGGCTGTGTCCAGGGCCatcacctggagagctgcaatatatttttacattgaAGACATTTTTGCCCTCAGCCATGATATCaagtaaagaaaaaggagaaagtaaGGAAAAGtcaattttatgttattttccttctttatttgaAGAACAAAGAACATCCATGGCAAGAGTATCtgttctgccctgctctgtTATAGCTCCTTCCCACCTCTCACCACCTGAAGGCTTTCCTTCTACCTGGGACAACCACAGTCTTCCACAGGGCAAAAGACTGCTGCTGTACAAGAAATGGCAGACACTGAACAAACAATATGGACAAACGGAAATTCAGACAATGATTGTCAACATTTTCTCATCTGTGGTAGACAGTAATATGTTGATTAGCTCTTGCCTGCCAGCCTGAGGGAACCTGCAGATatggaaagcaaaacacagtGCTGGAAGAAGAGTCTCCTCATCAGCAAGTTACCTGTGGAGCATGGTTTGGAACTGCTGCCCTCAGGGCATTGCAGCATCAAATGCCATCCTCAGACCACAGAGCTGAGCAATCACCAGACCCatctggctgctcctgccttcaCTCACTTCCTAACCACCCTCAGGCTGGAGGGGACAGCTCACCCTGCTGTGTCCCACAGGTGTCAGGACCACAGAGATcctttccctggcactgctgtcacTGTGTGACAATTGAACATCAGCTGCCACCGTGCCTGGATTTACCTGCACTGATTTTTAGGGTAAAAATGGTTTAAGAGACAAATCTCCCAAACCCCAGGGCTGACTCCTGCTTTCAGTTCTCATTTCAGGTGTGAGTGAATCTGTTTCCATCTTGCCCCTAGCTTCCAAGGAAGCAGGACTTCATGCAGGCACCATCTCTGCAAAGACTGTGGCTCCATCACCTTTTAGTAAGCCATTTTCTATCAGTGCCATTGCAGTTTCATCTCCTCCATTCCTGCTCCACATCCTACACTCTCCCTTCCAATAGTACCAGTGCTCTTCCCAAAATGAAGCAATTACCTCTGACAGTTTAGCTTTTGGGACTGACACAGTGGTGCTGATCTTAGCTAATTTAGGCTGCTGTGGAACCGTACCTCAAAGTACATAGCTTTCCTTCCAAATCCCAGCTGGGGAACTCTTGTTTGGCAGAAACCCACCTGActaatcatattttaaaaaattaaaaaatcagaagcttgaaaattactttaagAGCAAGAGAGTTTGCTCTTGATTgtacagaaattacttttttaagaaaacaaggTCATATGCATAGCCTGCTGTCTCATTTGCAATGAATTTTTCTAAGCTCTCAGACCAGCTATATGTGCACAACTTGCACATATAGTTATAAGGCTATAACTTATATTCTCACTAAGAAGTGAGAATTACTAGTTTTTGTAGCATCTGTTAATGCTCAAAATGCTAAAGTCTTATTATTCAGCATCTACTTCAAGTCCAGAAAACTTTTTTACTGCTGTTACTATTTTACAGAGGACTAACCATGAAAGTTTTCTTCTCAATATAAACTGCCAGTAACTGGCATGTGTATTTCCTCTTACTCACATATTCTCTGTTAGAATTCCCTGTCAGAAGTGCCATTAAGTGCTGGAGCCCCTGGCAACCTTTCTGGAATGTCATAATCTCCAATAGCATTCACAGGTGCCTTCATTGCAGAGACTTGAAGGAAAAGGGTTTTTCAGTGATATTCCATGGTGAAATTGTCTTGAGCACATGGCATGGTTTAGGACATAGCAGTGGCTGCTTCATACCTCCTTTTCCATGAGCAATCATCATCATGGTGGGAGATAAGCTAtggacagtgctgctgctggagaaattTGCCTTATCCCAGTAACTGCTCTTCTCCATATAGTGAGATAcatctgtgaaaaagaaaaaatcagggGTGATGGTAGTGTTTCAGAATCAAACAcaatattaaaagcaaataaaggtGCTGATCAGTTGCATATAAAatctaaaacagaaaaaccatAAAACAAGCAGCAGACATCAGACCAAAATGTGCTTACAGGAAGAGATCCAAGAGGGCTTTTTTCTGGTACAGATTGTTTTTGTAGTTTTAACCATGTTTCAGATTTGAAGGAGTCTCCATTCAGTCTGCCAGAATGAATAAAAGATCTATCCAAAGGAGAATTTGAATGATTTGTTTTGGCATAGCTGACCTACAGTGGTCAAACAGATGATAACAAAGAGGAgagtgaaatgaaaatgctCACTAGATATACTTTGACATGAGGTATCTGATAGAAGCAAACCTGACAGGATACCCTGATACAAGATTGTCTCAAAGGAAAAGATCTGTTTATTTTGCCATTCCTTTCAAAGGCAGGCTCAGCATTGAGGAGCTGTCCTGCTGTCTGGGTCACTGTCTCCCCTCTGCTGTTGCCAAGGAACCACACCCCGACAGCTGCTCACAGACTCTGAAATCAGGAGTGAGCATGGGCACAATGAGGAACCTCAAATTCACCTTAATTGATGATTTAGTTTAACTGCAAATTCTGGTGAATCTCTGGTATTGTATCTGGTATCCTTAAATCAAGGAGGTACAAGAAGAGGAATCGAGGGTTTCTGAGTCTGACCCACATACTGGAGTGTGTGCATGACACTGGTGCTTTACACTGGACAGGGCTCTGGCCAAGTGTCTTTTTTATGGAGATGGATTCAAACAGTGAAGCAATTTAAGGCCTAGAGTCaacaaatgtgtattttttttattctctggaTTGAATTTTAAACTCACTTAAGGGAGCTGGCTGTACATTTCTAATAGAAACCTGTATGAGATGTGTGGTTAATGTTTCTTAGTTTGCAAAGGTTAGCAAGGGAAAAATCCCTTGCTGACCATTAATTCCAAATTCCCATGATATTCAGCATCAGATCTGGATCAGCCATCTACAGCTATGGACTGCAATGCCAGGCATACTTGGGTCTAGGACATTCAGCCTCCAAGGAATTGTCTTACAGAAAAAGCTCTTTGGTAtatatttttcccccattcttttttagaaataaatacatacttTTGATGAAAAGTGCCTCAGAGACTTTAATGGAACACTTAACTGCAGTAGTAAGAACAGGGGTTACTGAAGTTCTGGCCACATTTGGTGATCACCAGCTCCAGTCTGAGGGTGgatgcccagcagggctctgcccaaAGTCACACGTTTCTCCTGACACGCCAAGGCTGGTGTCCCACCTGCGAGGGAACAGCTCTGATTacaaaaccaagccaaaccTCTGTGTTTGTTCAGTTTCCAGTTACTGCTTTGATGAGCCTTTTTCAGCCAGCATGGCCAGAAGGGGAGGTTTATCCCACCCGTGGCACCTGGAGGAGCTCACTGTGTTTCTTTCAGTGCTGTTGGATATCTGTGACTCCTCTGAGGCCACAGCACTCTGTAATCTCAAGTGCCTCACTACCAGTGAGCTCTCTCACAAGGAGCTGGGATATAAAATCTCCAGCTGCTTTGCACAGGAAGCCACTGGCTGACCTGACAGCTGAATCCAGGGAAACTCCTCTTACCATGAACTGGAGCAGAGATGTATTTTACCCTGAATCTCTTAAATCTCAAACACTGTTTGAAAATCACAAGATCAGCCCTTCTTTATCTACCACAAAGCTGAATTCCCAACTGCATGGCTTGATGCCTGCAGGAACACagtgaggggagcagggctctgccctaCAGCAGCTGGAAGGACACACCACAGGGCTGACCTACTGAGGAGGGTCAGAGAGATCGCTGCCCCAATCTTCTACGACAGTGACTCAACACAGGATGGGCCAAGGGCACCTTTGCTGGCAGTGAGAAGAATAAAGCAGCCATGGATCAGTGCCCAGGGAACAAGGTCCACATGAGACAATCTCACCAAGGAGAACCACCCACAGAGAAACTCCTCCACCTCCAGGCTCCCTGCGTGACTCTCCAAGGCACGGCAGCCACAGAGGCACTGCACATCAATGAAAGCCTCTCACTCCATGGGAGCAAGCAAAaagggagccaggctggcaggtcCCAAAACCTGGGTGAAGGATCACAGTGGAAATAACTGCTGTGAGTCCCTGTGGTTCAGGGAGCagttcccctccctccccagccagcccagctgagcaaaggcagagaggagctggtCTTTGCCTCTGTGACCATCAACCCCTCCTTACAGAGCAGGGATGGTAAGtaacctggggctgctgctgtagaaggaaagaacagaggtaccctgggctggcacagggaaagCTGAAGCTATGTAACATTTATGACTGAGGTTTCTGATCAGCTGTGCTGGTCAGCAGGACCCAATGTGGCTCAGGCAGCTGCCAGACATGAGGAAAGGGctttcccagcctgcagcacctgACTGCGGGGTCTGAGGGTGGCCCATCAAGAACCCACTCTTCACGAGACAGTGTTTTCAGTAAAGCACAACTTTcaagctgaaattaaaaatgcatccaAAAAAGCACTGATGCTtacaaaaaggaatttttatatcatgttttaaaaagagGTGTTTGTGAAAACAGCAGAGTAGATCAAAACCTGCTTTTATGACAAGTAAATGAAAAACTTTGCTCCCTAAAGTGGCCGTGGTCTGGGCCCTCTCCAGACGCTTGGCGTCTGTAAGAGGAATAAGGGTCATTGTTTACAACGGAGAGACAAAGAAACAGCCACAGGGATGGGAAGTGCTATGGCTGCACTCAGCTGGCAGATCAGTAGTGATGGCACGTTAGATTTGGCTCCAAATAAAAACCTCTTTTGAAGTATTTCaaatcaaatgaaaaacaacaaacgaaaccaaacaaacaaacaaatccgtggggttggtttgggtttttttggttttttttttttgttccaggTTTTGGAAGGAACCCATGACTCTGTCTTCAGCCTCTGCACTGCTCAGCTCACACATCCTCCCATCACTTCCCTAcgaggaagaaaagaaacaacctCCAAGTCAATTTAACTTCTGAACCGAACCCCACCTCTATTTGTCATCTGGACTTTTTGCAGAGGTAAATACTCACAagggaattaaaagaaaaaaagcccaagtaaagaaggaaaagaaaaagacactCAGAAAAATTAGTACATTTCATATTGGAAAAAGTTACGGCGAGGGGGGGGAAGGGGCGGGGGGCGGGAAAGAAAAGGGCAGCCTCTCTCTGCAGAATTGGTGAAAGTCCCCAACCTGGCTGTGCGTTCTGTCTCTCGACACCTCCGCCCTGTCCCGCCGGAGCCATCGGCGCTCCCCGGCCCGATCACGTGTCAGGGCTTGGACGGGGACCCGGCTCTTCCCTGCCCGCCGTGCTCCCCTCGCTGccgagctggggctgtgctgggggccGGCCCGATCCCGGCCCGATCCCCGCTCCGATCCCGGCCCGatcccagccccgctcccggcccgatcccagccccgctcccggccccgggcAGCTCCGCTCGCTCTCGGCGGGGAACGGCCCCGAGCCGCCAGCGCTGCTCCGCGCCCCCAGGGTTTGCTCGGCTTCGCTGGAAGGCTGAGCAATGTCTCTCGCTAACTACATCCAGATGTGCCTGCTTGGCAGCCCGCTGCACAGACACTACCGAGGGGACGCAGGATCAGCGCTATCAAATGGGATGTAAGTATCTATTAAGTGTGTTTGATCTCGGTGGGCTGGGGAGAGTTGTGCAGCGAGCAGGGTGGACTGGAGTCTGTCCTTGCTGCTTCCCTTTGCtcccagcttttcttttctttttgccttgcTGCTCTTGAATGTTGTTACATGCAGCAGCCTGGACCGTGATGGTTAACACGCAGCAGGGTCGGCTGCAGGCTCTGAACACGcaggctccagccctgagacatCTGCTTTACACTTTACTTTCCAAAGAACTTTCTTTGAATGTTTAGGTTGTTCTTACAGAAATGTGGGGCTTCTTTAGACAAtgcctgcagtgctctgagACAGGGGTTCTTCCCAACCACAAACATGTTCCAGTGGTGGCACGTTACATGTACAAGCTATTCTTCATCAGTAAAAGGACATGAATCTTCCCTGTGTTACACTGTGGTATGCTTTGAGAACAACATAGGAATTTTGAAGCTCTCTAGCATCGCAAAGATAGAAAGTAATTTAGCCCCTCTGAATCATCAGGCAGttactgatattttttaaatatcttttggGCAGATTCTGAGAAACTTATGTGTTGGGCATAATCTTGAAATTAGTGGGGCACATCAGCATGTACTCCCTGTCCCATCTCCCATGGATGTAACAATACATCCATGCTACTGCACTGCAGTTGCTTGGGTTTGGGGTGCATTGGGCAATTATTTATCAGAAGAGGGTCTGTGAGCTGAAGAGGTGGCGAGCGCTGCAGCCTGGGTgagggctgggaaaggaaggTGTTTGTTTCAGTTTCTTACTCCTTCACAAACCTGTAAGGCTTTATTCCCCTCCTGGGGCccagaaaaattaatgtttggAAGAGAGACAGCAGGTTCCTCACCTCGGCCACTCAGGAGGGACCTGTCTCCTCCCCAAAACACTCAGAGTTGAGCTTCTGAGCCCTCTGCCATTCTGAAAATCAGACTACCAACAGCAAGACTGCATCTGAAGGTAGGACACTACCTCTGGAGACTGCTGAGCCTGCAGAAGGTTATTTGCCATTACCTTCTCCTACCTTGCAGGCAACTGAGCACTCGTTAGAGGTGTGGGGCCATACTCAGAGGAGCTAGAGTTTTCCCAGGATCCTGGGGCCCAGCCCAGTGcctggcccagctcagcccaggccagtgcctggcccagctcagcccagcccagtgcctggcccagctcagcccagcccagcccagtgcctggcccagctcagcccagcccagtgcctggcccagctcagcccagcccagtgccTGGCCCAGCTCAGTGCTGCGCGGGCACTGCCCCCACGGCACATCCTGCCCTGAGAGGGATGGAGAGCATCACACACTGCTTaactgagctgcagcccccaaACTGTGCCACGT encodes:
- the TRADD gene encoding tumor necrosis factor receptor type 1-associated DEATH domain protein, with the translated sequence MAGNSPPWTGSAYLFLQSTCKTIALPSLYESSQKKPCVFKALKLALADSTGSVNGVDMLKVHCSHPHLIVQLRFCKQENCRRFLQSYREGALQKSLQSHLQLSLATTMVPLEVELKAGSEHLDKMLKDEDRCLECIYREKPDRLPDEEITELEECLKSLMLHQSTNNNVAGKDCSSLKSPSQPYPPQGSSFPIQLTFIFQGQQFDNRTITPDDHQKFAKSVSKKWKQVGRSLQKSCRALRDPVIDNLALEYDREGLYEQAYQMLLRFIQSEGKKATIARLIAALEENGLISLAEEILGLHSSEDCS